The Pseudomonas azotoformans genome has a segment encoding these proteins:
- a CDS encoding FMN-dependent NADH-azoreductase, with amino-acid sequence MKLLHIDSSILGDNSASRQLSAGVVKAWQAAEPGVEVTYRDVAAEGFNHFSGATLGALGTPADQRNAAQQHEAELSAKTLAEFLAADAVVIAAPMYNFTIPTQLKAWIDRIAVAGQTFRYTEAGPEGLCGNKKVIVVSTSGGLHVGQATGVAHEDYLKVLLGFLGITDIEFVRAHGLAYGDEFRSKSLSDANVLINEQLFAAA; translated from the coding sequence ATGAAACTGTTGCATATCGATTCCAGCATCCTCGGCGACAACTCGGCGTCCCGTCAGCTCAGCGCTGGTGTGGTCAAGGCTTGGCAAGCGGCTGAGCCAGGCGTGGAAGTGACCTACCGTGACGTGGCTGCCGAAGGCTTCAACCACTTCTCCGGCGCGACCCTGGGCGCCCTGGGCACTCCGGCTGATCAGCGCAATGCTGCGCAACAGCACGAAGCAGAACTCAGCGCCAAGACCCTGGCAGAATTCCTCGCCGCTGACGCGGTGGTGATCGCTGCGCCGATGTACAACTTCACCATCCCGACTCAACTGAAAGCCTGGATCGACCGCATTGCCGTCGCCGGTCAGACGTTCCGCTACACCGAAGCCGGTCCGGAAGGCCTGTGCGGCAACAAGAAAGTCATCGTTGTGTCGACCTCGGGCGGCCTGCATGTCGGCCAGGCGACCGGTGTGGCCCATGAAGATTATCTGAAAGTGCTGCTGGGCTTCCTCGGCATCACCGACATCGAATTCGTCCGCGCCCATGGCCTGGCGTACGGTGATGAGTTCCGCAGCAAGTCCTTGAGCGACGCCAACGTACTCATCAACGAACAATTGTTCGCGGCTGCGTAA
- a CDS encoding MFS transporter, whose protein sequence is MSAAAPSSLSITLQIVSIVFYTFIAFICIGLPIAVIPGYVHEQLGFSAVVAGVTIGSQYLATLLSRPMAGRMSDNVGTKRAIVLGLAGILVSGVLTFFATLLQSTPTLSLGILIVGRLLLGVAQGLIGVGTISWCMGAVGAEHTARSISWNGIASYGAIAIGAPLGVVMVAEYGYNSLGIALAVLSALGLVLIRNKPSVPVVRGERLPFWAVFGRIAPFGASLCLASIGYGTLTTFITLYYLNRGWAGAAYCLTVFGVCFILSRLVFISAISRFGGFRAAIACMTIETLGLTLLWLAPSTGVALIGAGLTGFGLSLVYPALGVEAIKQVPNSSRGAGLSAYAVFFDLALAIAGPLMGAVALNLGYGWIFFCAALLSVTALGVTVLLKRRAY, encoded by the coding sequence ATGTCTGCCGCCGCCCCCAGCTCCCTGTCGATCACCCTGCAGATCGTCTCTATCGTCTTCTACACCTTTATCGCGTTCATCTGCATCGGCCTGCCGATTGCGGTGATTCCTGGCTATGTGCATGAGCAACTGGGCTTCAGCGCCGTGGTCGCCGGAGTCACGATCGGTTCGCAATACCTGGCGACTCTGCTCAGCCGCCCCATGGCCGGGCGCATGTCGGACAACGTCGGCACCAAGCGCGCCATTGTGTTGGGGTTGGCGGGGATTCTGGTCAGCGGCGTGCTGACGTTCTTTGCGACATTGCTACAGAGCACGCCCACCTTGAGCCTGGGCATTTTGATTGTCGGCCGACTGTTGCTGGGCGTGGCTCAAGGGCTGATCGGGGTGGGCACCATCAGTTGGTGCATGGGCGCCGTCGGTGCCGAACACACGGCGCGCTCGATTTCCTGGAACGGCATCGCGTCCTACGGCGCCATCGCCATTGGTGCGCCGCTGGGCGTGGTGATGGTGGCCGAATACGGCTACAACAGCCTCGGCATTGCACTGGCCGTATTGTCCGCGCTGGGCCTGGTGCTGATCCGCAATAAACCCTCGGTGCCAGTGGTGCGTGGCGAACGTTTGCCGTTCTGGGCAGTGTTCGGGCGTATCGCACCCTTTGGCGCCAGCCTGTGCCTGGCCTCCATCGGCTACGGCACCCTCACCACCTTTATTACGCTGTACTACCTCAATCGTGGCTGGGCCGGTGCGGCGTACTGCCTGACGGTGTTTGGCGTGTGTTTTATCTTGTCGCGGCTGGTGTTTATCTCTGCGATCAGTCGGTTTGGCGGCTTTCGTGCCGCCATTGCCTGCATGACCATCGAGACCCTGGGCCTGACGTTGCTCTGGCTGGCGCCGTCGACGGGCGTGGCATTGATTGGCGCAGGGCTGACCGGCTTTGGCTTGTCGCTGGTGTACCCGGCACTCGGCGTGGAAGCCATCAAGCAGGTGCCCAACAGCAGCCGTGGCGCGGGCCTGAGTGCTTATGCGGTGTTCTTTGACTTGGCCCTGGCGATTGCCGGGCCGTTGATGGGCGCCGTGGCACTGAACCTCGGCTATGGCTGGATCTTCTTCTGCGCCGCGCTGTTGTCGGTAACTGCCTTGGGCGTGACCGTTCTGCTCAAGCGTCGCGCTTACTGA
- a CDS encoding alpha/beta hydrolase family protein: protein MMRLCAVMVLSLLGGLVSVHAAPAPHPHWSVGFHRMTFLDPLDLQPMKAIAFYPSTGLEHSTPLGAYRVAATEDSKIAIGRFPMLMLSHGNTGTPLALHDLATSLARKGFVVVAVLHPGDNYKDHSRLGTVSNLYGRPIQISEAITATLGDPMLSPFVNVDQVGVIGYSAGGETALILAGAKPDFDRLRRYCQERPEDRDACTTKGELVVDRDDLQPQSDPRIHALMLMAPLSLMFGRHTLADVHVPVLLYSGDGDKLVAVDKNAAALARKLPEPPDFKLLAGAGHFVFMAPCDSDQLAAMPAICTDADGVDREGIHRDLISEAGRFFSHTLGQATRAGMQTADQ from the coding sequence ATGATGCGTCTTTGTGCTGTTATGGTTCTTTCCCTGCTCGGTGGCCTGGTTTCAGTGCACGCCGCGCCTGCGCCGCACCCGCATTGGAGCGTGGGCTTCCATCGCATGACCTTCCTGGATCCGCTGGATTTGCAGCCGATGAAGGCCATCGCTTTTTATCCCTCCACTGGGCTTGAGCACAGCACGCCGCTGGGCGCCTATCGCGTTGCCGCCACGGAAGATTCCAAGATTGCCATCGGCCGCTTCCCGATGCTGATGCTGTCCCACGGCAACACCGGCACGCCGCTGGCCTTGCATGACCTGGCCACTTCGCTGGCGCGTAAAGGCTTCGTGGTGGTGGCGGTGTTGCATCCTGGCGACAACTACAAGGACCACAGCCGCCTGGGCACGGTGAGTAACCTGTATGGCCGGCCGATCCAGATTTCCGAAGCGATCACGGCCACCTTGGGCGACCCGATGCTGTCGCCCTTCGTCAATGTCGATCAAGTCGGTGTGATCGGTTATTCAGCGGGCGGTGAAACCGCGTTGATCCTGGCCGGTGCCAAGCCGGACTTCGACCGCCTGCGTCGCTACTGCCAGGAGCGTCCGGAAGACCGCGACGCCTGCACCACCAAGGGCGAATTGGTAGTGGACCGCGACGACCTGCAGCCGCAATCCGACCCGCGTATTCATGCGTTGATGTTGATGGCGCCGTTGAGCTTGATGTTTGGCCGTCACACCCTGGCCGACGTGCATGTGCCAGTTCTGCTCTACAGCGGTGACGGTGACAAGCTGGTGGCCGTGGACAAGAACGCTGCGGCGCTGGCGCGCAAGTTGCCGGAACCGCCGGACTTCAAGCTGTTGGCCGGGGCAGGGCACTTTGTGTTCATGGCGCCGTGTGACAGTGATCAGTTGGCGGCCATGCCGGCGATCTGCACCGATGCCGACGGCGTCGACCGCGAAGGGATTCACCGTGACCTGATTTCCGAGGCGGGGCGTTTTTTCAGCCACACCCTCGGCCAAGCCACCCGCGCCGGGATGCAGACGGCTGATCAGTAA